From the genome of Vibrio orientalis CIP 102891 = ATCC 33934:
ATTTGCTCTAACGAAATCCATTGTTGAGACTCTCTCTGACTAACCTGCTGTTCTATCGCTTTTTTTTCTTCAGCTCTCGAAAGCTGCCACAACCCCAAGTTGACCAATATTGAAAAGGCAACCACAGTTAAAAGAACAACAATCCAAACACGTCTGGTATTGAGCTGAGCAAAAAAGGAGCTCCTCATGGTATTCATTTTTAAACTGTTATTAGTGCTGCTACTGCTTTTCATCCTAATCAACCTTGGCCGAGCAATGTTTGAAATGGTCAAAGGCCCCAACTCAAACGACGAAGAAGAGTCTGACGACTCACTTGAAGATGACAAACCTATGAGCTTCTATTTGGGTCGCCGCGTATTTCTTTCTGCCCTAGCCGTGATATTGATGGTTGCTGCTCTACTTTCCGGTTTTATCGAGCCCAATGTCCGTCCATACTAAACGGCTTAATTAAACGTTAAATCACATAAACAAAGACGAATAAACATAGCCAAACGACATCAACGAAGTGCCAGTACCAACTACCCGCTTGAAAGGCGAAATGATCTTTCGGCGTAAAATGGTCTTTGGCAACCCTCGCCAACAAGACAATCAAAATGGTTGTGCCAAGGAATACGTGCATGCCATGGAAACCCGTCAACAAAAAGAAGGTGTTGCCATAAACGCCTGATTGCAACGTCAGTCCTAAGTCTTGATATGCGTGGGCGTATTCGACACCTTGGTAATACAGAAAGAAACACGCCAAGACGATGGTAATTTCAAGCCAGACAATCAGCGCCATTCGCTTGTTCTTTTCTAAACTGACATGAGCAAAGTGCAGTGTGACTGACGACGCCAATAGTAACAGCGTATTGATCAGCGGAATCCCTTTCCAAGACATAGCCGTGGTCGTATCACCTCCGGGAGTCAAAGTCAGCGGCCACAATGCTTCAAAGGCAGGCCATAACACCTCATGTGTCATCTCATTGTTGCCTGCGCCTCCGAGCCAAGGCACCGAAATGATTCGCGCGTAAAATAGCGCCCCGAAGAAGGCGCCAAAGAACATAATCTCAGAGAAAATGAACCAACTCATTCCTTGGCGAAATGAGCGTGATATCTGCGCCGAATATTTGCCGCTCATCGATTCGGTGATCACATTGCTGAACCAACCAGCGAACATGTAGAGCAGAAATAGAAAGCCAGATAACAAAATCAGCTTACCAAAGACGCTTCCATCGCCCCCTTCTGCCATGTTCTGTACCGTCAGCCCTGCGCCGACTGCGATCAAAAATAAAGATACCGCGCCAACAATTGGCCAACTACTTTGAGCGGGAACGTAATAAGGCTGATGTTTAGAACTCATTGTGTTGCTCCTTGCATCGCTTCACTGTTAATGACAGGTGAAGTGTTCGCTATCTCTTGCGGGGCTGTCTTATCGGTAATGTCGTAAAGGGTGTAAGACAGCGTTAGCGTATGAATGGATTCGGGAATATCAGGTTCGATATAAAAAATCAGAGGCATTTCAGCATTTGCTTTCGCTTGCAACGGTTGTTGGTTGAAGCAAAAACACTCAATTTTATTAAAATAGGTCGCACCAAGACCTGGCGAAACCGACGGCACAGCTTGACCAACAATCTCTTGGCCAGAGAGGTTTTTTGCCAAGTAAGCCGTTTGAATCACTTGACCGGGATGAACATCCATAGAAGTCTGCGTTGGCGTGAATGACCAAGGGATACCTTGATTATTGTGGGCCATAAATTCGACTCGAATTAGCCGAGACGTATCTGGCACCATACCTTGCGGCTGAATCGCAGATTCACTATTGGTTTTGCCATTGATACCCAGTGCATCGCACATCACATCGTAAAGCGGCACAAGCGCAAAGCCAAAGCCAAACATCGCTAGCACCGCAACGCATAGTTTTAAAGTCAGTTTATGGTTTGATTTCGCTTGTCCATCCATGGTCGCCACCTAGTCCACTTTTGGTGGCGTAGAGAAGGTATGATGTGGCGCTGGGCTTGGTACTGTCCATTCTAAGCCTTCTGCTCTTTCCCATGGCTTCGCAGACGCTTTCTCACCACCTTTGATACATTTGATGACCAGCCATAAGAAAATGAGCTGCGACAGTCCAAAGGCAAAGCCACCGATCGACACAACCTGGTTAACATCGGCAAACTGAATCGCATAATCGGGAATCCGTCTTGGCATGCCTGCTAGACCTAAGAAATGCATAGGGAAGAACAACACATTGACTGAAATCACCGAACACCAGAAATGCCACAGGCTCAGTTTGTGGTCATACATATTTCCGGTCCATTTCGGTAGCCAGTAATACGCCGCCGCCATAATCGAGAACACCGCACCCGACACCAATACATAGTG
Proteins encoded in this window:
- a CDS encoding DUF2909 family protein — translated: MVFIFKLLLVLLLLFILINLGRAMFEMVKGPNSNDEEESDDSLEDDKPMSFYLGRRVFLSALAVILMVAALLSGFIEPNVRPY
- a CDS encoding cytochrome c oxidase subunit 3 — protein: MSSKHQPYYVPAQSSWPIVGAVSLFLIAVGAGLTVQNMAEGGDGSVFGKLILLSGFLFLLYMFAGWFSNVITESMSGKYSAQISRSFRQGMSWFIFSEIMFFGAFFGALFYARIISVPWLGGAGNNEMTHEVLWPAFEALWPLTLTPGGDTTTAMSWKGIPLINTLLLLASSVTLHFAHVSLEKNKRMALIVWLEITIVLACFFLYYQGVEYAHAYQDLGLTLQSGVYGNTFFLLTGFHGMHVFLGTTILIVLLARVAKDHFTPKDHFAFQAGSWYWHFVDVVWLCLFVFVYVI
- a CDS encoding cytochrome c oxidase assembly protein; translated protein: MDGQAKSNHKLTLKLCVAVLAMFGFGFALVPLYDVMCDALGINGKTNSESAIQPQGMVPDTSRLIRVEFMAHNNQGIPWSFTPTQTSMDVHPGQVIQTAYLAKNLSGQEIVGQAVPSVSPGLGATYFNKIECFCFNQQPLQAKANAEMPLIFYIEPDIPESIHTLTLSYTLYDITDKTAPQEIANTSPVINSEAMQGATQ